Proteins from a genomic interval of Bombus affinis isolate iyBomAffi1 chromosome 16, iyBomAffi1.2, whole genome shotgun sequence:
- the LOC126925225 gene encoding mucin-5AC isoform X2 — protein sequence MWIKFALLISCTIANTLADNGPRSKAVSIEEFVTSHKVPENIARPWDYDEDDDDVVDVERKTISKHGKHAKKVIPKFESFDKKPGDLDPVRRFDFVDEDKATNGNNAKRQVRVELENFGDTGVLQEDGIRRSDTHRSRLQGNKDSVIPGVHISDEYPTTMMPVLTTPREARAFDFVPVNIIRDDGKETSFHERNFGDFSDVSLVPAGTNSRIQVKKGPNGKDYEYETTSAPRRGGSSANRSKYSNVERSSTVEPASNEVIPNRTNNRGRQLVDAEDVSEERLPTNTRFPPRSRSNHNTATTEPSRTRGNRPRPGLDLVDSSSFRTHQEGPEFPQVLPKGPVRFLGVTPNEDNGEEKATARGRGRPQRVQEPAPVEELVEDVPAPTTRRRPITTLSPQTEGEAVRGSSRGSEEKEEQTEEPSSSTEKSRDKQPSLEKQEYEDSDSSSTTSASTASTATEDPTTEYPSSMDKVALDLYAFVQQGQSNLVDASSSGATDSSSDESTISNEEATTDLAAVTEMSATTVTLEPTTIATAAPPTEPMTTTVATTTTVSTTTTTTTTTTEPPTTTTTQAPAGRGKFRRPGIGGTTGSRNRFKSNGSGSTTTTEAPAEPTPRTRNRFGGNGSNGGGFKRNRPGQKQTSVEEDAVQKESSSSVHAERPSSGTRSRFRGTGSTRSVSSTTPATSNGGSTAASNGPSGISRPSFNKLNINRRRGRPTTNAPNASEESQESTRSETVKETAQESVTTAPKSTVRGRLPATGVRPVIKPGARINLRTKPGHSTTTTTTTPLPADKEEESSIDEPAGEGTEEETHEAPAETSPPPTRSTTVNPLNKLRNRNRLQVHPKTTTRAPVSLASRRSPLLPRRKVTEAPVAQSSQEEASEEADSSSETEATEATSAETSTAASTKHEETRGLGGLLAPRRRITPRRPGQIISRE from the exons ATGTGGATCAAATTCGCTCTTTT GATATCCTGTACCATCGCAAATACGCTGGCAGACAATGGGCCTCGAAGTAAAGCAGTGTCCATCGAAG AATTCGTAACCTCGCACAAAGTGCCGGAGAACATCGCACGGCCGTGGGATTacgacgaggacgacgacgacgtgGTCGACGTGGAAAGAAAAACGATCTCGAAGCACGGGAAACACGCGAAGAAGGTTATACCAAAGTTCGAGAGTTTCGATAAGAAGCCGGGCGATCTGGATCCAGTCAGACGTTTCGATTTCGTCGACGAAGACAAAGCGACTAACGGTAACAACGCGAAACGGCAGGTTCGCGTCGAATTGGAAAACTTCGGCGACACCGGAGTCCTTCAAGAAGATGGTATCCGAAGATCGGATACGCACAGATCGCGGCTGCAGGGTAACAAAGACTCGGTCATTCCTGGAGTGCACATCAG CGACGAGTATCCGACTACCATGATGCCGGTTCTCACGACGCCACGCGAGGCGCGCGCTTTCGATTTCGTCCCGGTGAACATCATCCGTGACGATGGTAAAGAAACGTCGTTCCACGAACGCAACTTTGGCGACTTCAGCGACGTCAGTTTAGTGCCCGCTGGAACGAATTCGCGCATCCAG GTAAAGAAAGGACCGAACGGGAAGGACTACGAATACGA AACTACGTCCGCGCCTAGGCGTGGAGGATCCTCCGCCAACAGAAGCAAGTACAGTAACGTGGAAAGGTCCAGCACGGTGGAACCTGCCAGCAACGAAGTGATACCAAATCGCACTAACAACAGAGGCAGGCAATTGGTCGACGCGGAAGACGTCTCCGAAGAAAGGTTACCTACGAACACTAGATTTCCACCTAG ATCACGATCGAATCACAACACGGCGACCACGGAACCTTCTAGAACCCGCGGGAATCGTCCTAGACCTGGTCTAGACCTCGTTGACTCAAGCAGTTTTCGAACGCATCAAGAGGGTCCGGAGTTTCCTCAGGTTCTACCTAAGGGGCCCGTCAGATTTCTCGGTGTTACTCCGAACGAGGACAATGGAGAAGAGAAAGCGACAGCTAGAGGACGCGGCAGACCACAAAGGGTCCAAGAACCTGCTCCTGTAGAAGAGCTGGTCGAGGACGTGCCCGCTCCCACGACTAGGAGGAGACCGATCACCACACTGTCGCCTCAA aCCGAAGGTGAAGCAGTCAGAGGATCCTCGCGCGGTagcgaagagaaagaagagcaAACAGAAGAACCGTCTTCGTCAACAGAGAAGAGCAGAGACAAACAACCATCCTTGGAGAAGCAAGAATACGAAGACTCGGATTCCTCTTCAACGACTTCGGCAAGCACCGCTTCAACTGCCACGGAAGATCCAACCACAGAGTATCCGTCTTCGATGGACAAAGTGGCGCTCGACTTGTACGCTTTCGTGCAACAGGGTCAAAGTAATTTGGTGGACGCGTCTAGCAGCGGAGCTACCGATTCTTCGTCAGACGAATCTACGATCTCTAACGAGGAAGCTACTACCGATCTGGCAGCTGTGACGGAAATGTCCGCCACCACGGTGACCCTGGAACCCACGACGATCGCCACTGCGGCGCCACCCACCGAACCAATGACTACTACGGTTGCTACAACTACTACTGTTAGTACCACCACGACTACTACGACTACGACGACCGAACCTCCTACTACTACAACTACTCAGGCACCTGCTGGCAGGGGAAAGTTCAGGAGGCCAGGAATAGGGGGAACTACAGGTTCCAGAAATAG ATTCAAATCCAACGGAAGCGGAAGTACGACAACCACCGAAGCTCCGGCGGAACCAACGCCGCGTACACGAAACCGCTTCGGAGGAAACGGTTCGAACGGCGGTGGTTTCAAGAGAAACCGTCCTGGACAAAAACAAACGTCCGTGGAAGAGGACGCAGTGCAGAAAGAGAGTTCCAGCTCAGTGCACGCGGAACGTCCTTCCTCCGGTACTCGTAGCAGATTTCGTGGCACTGGATCCACGAGATCCGTCTCGTCAACGACACCAGCCACGTCGAATGGTGGGTCGACCGCCGCCTCCAATGGACCGTCAGGAATATCAAGACCGTCTTTCAATAAATTAAACATCAATCGGCGACGTGGAAGACCAACTACGAATGCTCCAAACGCTAGCGAAGAGAGCCAAGAGTCGACTCGCTCGGAAACAGTGAAGGAAACCGCGCAGGAATCTGTTACGACCGCGCCAAAGTCTACTGTTCGTGGGCGACTTCCGGCCACAGGAGTCAGACCAGTCATTAAACCTGGGGCGAGGATAAATCTGAGAACCAAACCGGGACATTCGACGACCACTACGACTACCACGCCGCTGCCTGCAGATAAAGAGGAAGAATCGTCTATCGATGAGCCAGCGGGAGAGGGGACCGAAGAGGAGACTCATGAG GCACCGGCAGAGACCAGCCCGCCGCCAACGCGTTCCACCACTGTGAACCCTCTAAACAAACTGCGAAATCGAAACAGACTACAAGTACATCCAAAAACAACCACCAGGGCGCCAGTGTCGCTTGCTTCGAGAAGATCGCCATTGTTACCACGTCGTAAGGTAACCGAGGCACCAGTTGCCCAATCTAGCCAGGAGGAAGCGTCCGAGGAAGCAGACAGTTCCAGCGAAACAGAGGCGACCGAAGCCACATCGGCTGAAACGAGCACAGCAGCGAGCACAAAACACGAGGAAACCAGAGGACTCGGTGGACTTTTAGCGCCCAGGCGCAGGATAACGCCGCGACGACCTGGACAAATCATCTCGCGGGAGTAA
- the LOC126925225 gene encoding mucin-5AC isoform X1 — protein sequence MWIKFALLISCTIANTLADNGPRSKAVSIEEFVTSHKVPENIARPWDYDEDDDDVVDVERKTISKHGKHAKKVIPKFESFDKKPGDLDPVRRFDFVDEDKATNGNNAKRQVRVELENFGDTGVLQEDGIRRSDTHRSRLQGNKDSVIPGVHISDEYPTTMMPVLTTPREARAFDFVPVNIIRDDGKETSFHERNFGDFSDVSLVPAGTNSRIQVKKGPNGKDYEYEYVYYYYDEEDENKAGTADSAVTNSYDVPSRTTSAPRRGGSSANRSKYSNVERSSTVEPASNEVIPNRTNNRGRQLVDAEDVSEERLPTNTRFPPRSRSNHNTATTEPSRTRGNRPRPGLDLVDSSSFRTHQEGPEFPQVLPKGPVRFLGVTPNEDNGEEKATARGRGRPQRVQEPAPVEELVEDVPAPTTRRRPITTLSPQTEGEAVRGSSRGSEEKEEQTEEPSSSTEKSRDKQPSLEKQEYEDSDSSSTTSASTASTATEDPTTEYPSSMDKVALDLYAFVQQGQSNLVDASSSGATDSSSDESTISNEEATTDLAAVTEMSATTVTLEPTTIATAAPPTEPMTTTVATTTTVSTTTTTTTTTTEPPTTTTTQAPAGRGKFRRPGIGGTTGSRNRFKSNGSGSTTTTEAPAEPTPRTRNRFGGNGSNGGGFKRNRPGQKQTSVEEDAVQKESSSSVHAERPSSGTRSRFRGTGSTRSVSSTTPATSNGGSTAASNGPSGISRPSFNKLNINRRRGRPTTNAPNASEESQESTRSETVKETAQESVTTAPKSTVRGRLPATGVRPVIKPGARINLRTKPGHSTTTTTTTPLPADKEEESSIDEPAGEGTEEETHEAPAETSPPPTRSTTVNPLNKLRNRNRLQVHPKTTTRAPVSLASRRSPLLPRRKVTEAPVAQSSQEEASEEADSSSETEATEATSAETSTAASTKHEETRGLGGLLAPRRRITPRRPGQIISRE from the exons ATGTGGATCAAATTCGCTCTTTT GATATCCTGTACCATCGCAAATACGCTGGCAGACAATGGGCCTCGAAGTAAAGCAGTGTCCATCGAAG AATTCGTAACCTCGCACAAAGTGCCGGAGAACATCGCACGGCCGTGGGATTacgacgaggacgacgacgacgtgGTCGACGTGGAAAGAAAAACGATCTCGAAGCACGGGAAACACGCGAAGAAGGTTATACCAAAGTTCGAGAGTTTCGATAAGAAGCCGGGCGATCTGGATCCAGTCAGACGTTTCGATTTCGTCGACGAAGACAAAGCGACTAACGGTAACAACGCGAAACGGCAGGTTCGCGTCGAATTGGAAAACTTCGGCGACACCGGAGTCCTTCAAGAAGATGGTATCCGAAGATCGGATACGCACAGATCGCGGCTGCAGGGTAACAAAGACTCGGTCATTCCTGGAGTGCACATCAG CGACGAGTATCCGACTACCATGATGCCGGTTCTCACGACGCCACGCGAGGCGCGCGCTTTCGATTTCGTCCCGGTGAACATCATCCGTGACGATGGTAAAGAAACGTCGTTCCACGAACGCAACTTTGGCGACTTCAGCGACGTCAGTTTAGTGCCCGCTGGAACGAATTCGCGCATCCAG GTAAAGAAAGGACCGAACGGGAAGGACTACGAATACGAGTACGTATACTATTACTATGACGAGGAGGACGAGAACAAGGCGGGTACAGCGGACTCTGCTGTCACCAATTCTTACGACGTTCCTTCTAGAACTACGTCCGCGCCTAGGCGTGGAGGATCCTCCGCCAACAGAAGCAAGTACAGTAACGTGGAAAGGTCCAGCACGGTGGAACCTGCCAGCAACGAAGTGATACCAAATCGCACTAACAACAGAGGCAGGCAATTGGTCGACGCGGAAGACGTCTCCGAAGAAAGGTTACCTACGAACACTAGATTTCCACCTAG ATCACGATCGAATCACAACACGGCGACCACGGAACCTTCTAGAACCCGCGGGAATCGTCCTAGACCTGGTCTAGACCTCGTTGACTCAAGCAGTTTTCGAACGCATCAAGAGGGTCCGGAGTTTCCTCAGGTTCTACCTAAGGGGCCCGTCAGATTTCTCGGTGTTACTCCGAACGAGGACAATGGAGAAGAGAAAGCGACAGCTAGAGGACGCGGCAGACCACAAAGGGTCCAAGAACCTGCTCCTGTAGAAGAGCTGGTCGAGGACGTGCCCGCTCCCACGACTAGGAGGAGACCGATCACCACACTGTCGCCTCAA aCCGAAGGTGAAGCAGTCAGAGGATCCTCGCGCGGTagcgaagagaaagaagagcaAACAGAAGAACCGTCTTCGTCAACAGAGAAGAGCAGAGACAAACAACCATCCTTGGAGAAGCAAGAATACGAAGACTCGGATTCCTCTTCAACGACTTCGGCAAGCACCGCTTCAACTGCCACGGAAGATCCAACCACAGAGTATCCGTCTTCGATGGACAAAGTGGCGCTCGACTTGTACGCTTTCGTGCAACAGGGTCAAAGTAATTTGGTGGACGCGTCTAGCAGCGGAGCTACCGATTCTTCGTCAGACGAATCTACGATCTCTAACGAGGAAGCTACTACCGATCTGGCAGCTGTGACGGAAATGTCCGCCACCACGGTGACCCTGGAACCCACGACGATCGCCACTGCGGCGCCACCCACCGAACCAATGACTACTACGGTTGCTACAACTACTACTGTTAGTACCACCACGACTACTACGACTACGACGACCGAACCTCCTACTACTACAACTACTCAGGCACCTGCTGGCAGGGGAAAGTTCAGGAGGCCAGGAATAGGGGGAACTACAGGTTCCAGAAATAG ATTCAAATCCAACGGAAGCGGAAGTACGACAACCACCGAAGCTCCGGCGGAACCAACGCCGCGTACACGAAACCGCTTCGGAGGAAACGGTTCGAACGGCGGTGGTTTCAAGAGAAACCGTCCTGGACAAAAACAAACGTCCGTGGAAGAGGACGCAGTGCAGAAAGAGAGTTCCAGCTCAGTGCACGCGGAACGTCCTTCCTCCGGTACTCGTAGCAGATTTCGTGGCACTGGATCCACGAGATCCGTCTCGTCAACGACACCAGCCACGTCGAATGGTGGGTCGACCGCCGCCTCCAATGGACCGTCAGGAATATCAAGACCGTCTTTCAATAAATTAAACATCAATCGGCGACGTGGAAGACCAACTACGAATGCTCCAAACGCTAGCGAAGAGAGCCAAGAGTCGACTCGCTCGGAAACAGTGAAGGAAACCGCGCAGGAATCTGTTACGACCGCGCCAAAGTCTACTGTTCGTGGGCGACTTCCGGCCACAGGAGTCAGACCAGTCATTAAACCTGGGGCGAGGATAAATCTGAGAACCAAACCGGGACATTCGACGACCACTACGACTACCACGCCGCTGCCTGCAGATAAAGAGGAAGAATCGTCTATCGATGAGCCAGCGGGAGAGGGGACCGAAGAGGAGACTCATGAG GCACCGGCAGAGACCAGCCCGCCGCCAACGCGTTCCACCACTGTGAACCCTCTAAACAAACTGCGAAATCGAAACAGACTACAAGTACATCCAAAAACAACCACCAGGGCGCCAGTGTCGCTTGCTTCGAGAAGATCGCCATTGTTACCACGTCGTAAGGTAACCGAGGCACCAGTTGCCCAATCTAGCCAGGAGGAAGCGTCCGAGGAAGCAGACAGTTCCAGCGAAACAGAGGCGACCGAAGCCACATCGGCTGAAACGAGCACAGCAGCGAGCACAAAACACGAGGAAACCAGAGGACTCGGTGGACTTTTAGCGCCCAGGCGCAGGATAACGCCGCGACGACCTGGACAAATCATCTCGCGGGAGTAA
- the LOC126925265 gene encoding uncharacterized protein LOC126925265, whose product MKLAIFALVVVSCLIVVVRSAEEEYDYEEEPAAPVTPAPARSNSGRLGGLLSSRGRVNVGRKSSAPAQSTTAKAVEQPVEVEEEGEEEFDDNQDQQEEIPTTTTESSKKVRGGVRPFRSNQDLLAALKRRRAQVGPSHRETSGTQAALESTTPKSKATTHSRSKSTASGANEAKSSGRGRFGGSRGSKPLQEEVEETQREEVQVKPKPYRRG is encoded by the exons ATGAAGCTCGCGATTTTCGC ATTGGTGGTGGTCAGCTGTCTGATAGTCGTGGTAAGATCGGCGGAAGAGGAATACGATTACGAGGAAGAGCCGGCAGCTCCAGTGACCCCTGCACCGGCTAGATCGAATTCTGGTCGACTGGGCGGACTATTATCTTCGCGAGGACGAGTAAACGTTGGAAGGAAATCGTCAGCGCCG GCGCAATCGACCACCGCCAAAGCGGTCGAGCAGCCGGTGGAAGTGGAGGAAGAGGGCGAAGAGGAATTCGACGATAATCAAGATCAGCAGGAAGAAATTCCCACCACGACCACCGAATCCTCGAAGAAAGTTCGCGGCGGTGTCAGACCTTTCAG GTCGAACCAGGATCTCTTAGCCGCGTTAAAGAGGAGAAGAGCTCAAGTAGGACCCTCGCACCGAGAAACGTCTGGTACGCAAGCCGCCTTGGAATCGACAACACCAAAATCCAA AGCGACCACACACAGCCGCAGCAAAAGCACCGCCAGCGGTGCGAACGAAGCGAAATCATCGGGACGCGGCAGGTTCGGAGGATCCAGGGGAAGCAAACCTTTGCAAGAAGAGGTGGAGGAAACCCAACGAGAGGAGGTGCAAGTGAAACCGAAACCTTATCGCAGAGGATAA
- the LOC126925926 gene encoding uncharacterized protein LOC126925926, with amino-acid sequence QSTVNSQQSTVNSQQSTVNSQQSTVNSQQSTVNSQQSTVNSQQSTVNSQQSTVNSQQSTVNSQQSTVNRQQSTVNSQQSTVNRQQTTVNSQQSTVNSQQSTDNSQQSTVNNQQSTVNSQQSTVNRPQSTVNDQRSTINNYAFRMCLLCCYARPFAFRHSKRNKSFVQNPTDFFLCCRSISPLRTRSLDVRDGCRVCILSNIRRKDHKDIDGTLGMSALRFDGKRFVSRSRRSRRVPPQIPGWIFFKFFVRNSNNGIDGISKLTVKSIDEITTVRTRYIRGITYRCTRVRDTREQLENLDCTFAELGLHFNGPSRFARFLDTLSRDVCSWNFFKSYL; translated from the coding sequence CAGTCAACAGTCAACAGTCAACAGTCAACAGTCAACAGTCAACAGTCAACAGTCAACAGTCAACAGTCAACAGTCAACAGTCAACAGTCAACAGTCAACAGTCAACAGTCAACAGTCAACAGTCAACAGTCAACAGTCAACAGTCAACAGTCAACAGTCAACAGTCAACAGTCAACAGTCAACAGTCAACAGTCAACAGTCAACAGACAACAGTCAACAGTCAACAGTCAACAATCAACAGTCAACAGACAACAGACAACAGTCAACAGTCAACAGTCAACAGTCAACAGTCAACAGTCAACAGACAACAGTCAACAGTCAACAGTCAACAATCAACAGTCAACAGTCAACAGTCAACAATCAACAGTCAACAGACCACAGTCAACAGTCAACGATCAACGATCGACAATCAACAATTACGCTTTTCGAATGTGTTTGCTTTGCTGTTACGCTAGACCCTTTGCATTTCGCCATTCGAAACGGAATAAATCTTTTGTTCAAAATCCAACGGATTTTTTTCTTTGTTGCcgctcgatatccccactacgcacacgtTCGTTAGACGTCCGCGACGGTTGCCGCGTATGCATTCTTTCGAATATTCGGCGAAAGGACCATAaggatatcgatggtacattggGCATGTCAGCCTTACGGTTTGATGGtaagcgctttgtgtcgcgaagccgtcgAAGTCGTCGAGTGCCACCACAAATACCAGGgtggatattttttaaattttttgttagAAACTCGAACAACGGTATCGACGGAATATCCAAGTTGACCGTGAAATCTATCGATGAAATCACGACGGTTCGTACGAGATACATACGCGGCATAACATATCGATGCACGCGTGTACGGGATACTCGTGAACAACTCGAGAACCTTGACTGCACTTTCGCGGAACTCGGCCTGCATTTCAATGGACCTTCGCGATTCGCGCGATTTCTCGATACACTTTCGAGAGACGTTTGTTCGTGGAATTTTTTCAAAAGTTATCTATAG